The Hymenobacter sp. GOD-10R genome includes a window with the following:
- a CDS encoding MarR family winged helix-turn-helix transcriptional regulator, whose amino-acid sequence MKPEETVDYNIKVAWHAISRMYNAQAAKYDITTSIGFVLLNIDQENGTPATKIAPLLGLETRSLTRILRSMEEKGLIYKQADQLDKRSVRIFLTPEGLKKKEISRQTVRHFNLKIREKVSQSQLDVFFKVVGQISGMIEGKTLFDDFILKPHPEKTSA is encoded by the coding sequence ATGAAACCGGAAGAAACCGTTGATTATAACATCAAAGTAGCCTGGCACGCTATTTCACGCATGTACAATGCGCAAGCTGCCAAGTACGACATTACGACCAGTATTGGCTTCGTGCTGCTGAATATTGATCAGGAAAATGGTACGCCCGCTACTAAGATTGCGCCGCTGCTTGGGCTCGAGACACGCAGCCTGACGCGCATTCTGCGCAGCATGGAGGAGAAAGGCCTGATCTACAAACAAGCTGATCAGTTAGATAAACGCTCGGTGCGCATCTTTCTGACACCAGAAGGCTTGAAGAAAAAGGAAATCTCGCGGCAGACGGTACGTCACTTCAATCTGAAGATCCGCGAGAAAGTTTCTCAATCGCAGCTCGACGTGTTCTTCAAAGTAGTTGGGCAGATCAGCGGCATGATTGAAGGCAAAACGCTGTTCGACGATTTTATTCTGAAGCCTCACCCTGAGAAAACTTCTGCCTAG
- a CDS encoding acyl-CoA dehydrogenase family protein: protein MEVSNKAVIKGGEFIIKETDAQDVFTPAEFSEEQRLMYQTCLDFVNNEVNPLLERLDNHEEGLMEDLMKKAGELGLFGVSIPAEYGGFDMDFNTALLVTEGVGGGHSFPVAFAAHTGIGMLPILYFGTEEQKQKYIPKLTTGEWIGAYCLTEPGSGSDALGARSKAVLSEDGQSYVLNGQKMWITNAGFAHVFIVFAQVDGDKFTGFIVERDTPGLSFGNEEHKMGIRGSSTRQVFLSDVKVPKENVLGEIGKGHLIAFNILNIGRIKLAAACLGATKRVVTTSVKYANERVQFKLPISKFGAIRHKLAEQAIRTYAVESAIYRAGMDIHRMEQELLAQGKSHSEALLGAAREFAVECAMLKVEGSEVLDFVVDEGVQIFGGYGFSADYPMDRAYRDSRINRIFEGTNEINRMLAVDMILKKGLKGELDLMGPAQAVQQELMAIPDFGAEEPTGLFATEHKTIKNLKKAILMVASTAVQKYMNSLAKEQEVLMNIADMAIKVYTAESTVLRVEKEAGEKGEEALANQIDIARVYLSDAVDLVNKFGKDAIASMTEGDEQRLLALGLKRFTKAELFNAKEARRRIASAMIEANEYVY, encoded by the coding sequence ATGGAAGTATCAAACAAAGCAGTCATCAAAGGCGGCGAGTTTATCATCAAAGAAACCGACGCCCAAGACGTTTTCACACCCGCTGAGTTCTCCGAAGAGCAGCGCCTGATGTATCAGACTTGCCTCGACTTCGTGAACAACGAGGTAAACCCGCTTCTGGAGCGCCTCGACAACCACGAAGAAGGTCTGATGGAAGACCTCATGAAAAAAGCTGGTGAGCTAGGTCTGTTCGGCGTGAGCATCCCGGCGGAGTACGGCGGTTTCGACATGGACTTTAACACGGCCCTGCTCGTGACCGAAGGCGTGGGTGGCGGCCACTCGTTCCCAGTAGCTTTCGCGGCTCATACTGGTATCGGTATGCTGCCGATTCTGTACTTCGGCACCGAGGAGCAGAAGCAAAAGTATATTCCGAAGCTAACGACTGGTGAGTGGATCGGGGCCTATTGCCTCACCGAGCCCGGCTCTGGTTCCGACGCTCTGGGCGCCCGTAGCAAAGCCGTGCTAAGCGAGGACGGCCAGAGCTATGTTTTGAACGGCCAGAAGATGTGGATTACGAACGCAGGCTTCGCGCATGTGTTCATCGTATTTGCACAAGTTGATGGCGACAAGTTCACCGGCTTCATCGTAGAGCGCGACACGCCTGGTTTGTCCTTCGGCAACGAGGAGCACAAAATGGGTATCCGTGGCTCTTCGACCCGTCAAGTCTTCCTTTCTGATGTGAAGGTGCCAAAGGAAAATGTGCTGGGTGAGATTGGCAAAGGCCACCTCATTGCGTTCAATATCCTGAACATTGGCCGTATTAAGCTAGCAGCTGCTTGCCTAGGTGCTACGAAGCGCGTAGTAACTACTAGCGTGAAGTATGCCAATGAGCGAGTGCAGTTCAAGTTGCCGATTTCCAAGTTCGGCGCTATTCGCCACAAGTTAGCTGAGCAGGCCATCCGCACGTATGCAGTCGAGTCAGCTATCTACCGCGCTGGCATGGACATTCACCGTATGGAGCAAGAGCTGCTCGCCCAAGGCAAGAGTCACAGCGAAGCGCTGCTAGGTGCCGCCCGCGAGTTTGCCGTTGAGTGCGCTATGTTGAAGGTAGAAGGCTCTGAAGTGCTTGACTTCGTGGTAGATGAAGGCGTGCAGATTTTTGGTGGATACGGCTTCTCGGCCGATTACCCAATGGACCGCGCTTACCGCGACTCGCGTATCAACCGCATCTTCGAAGGCACCAACGAGATCAACCGAATGCTAGCCGTCGATATGATCTTGAAAAAGGGTCTGAAAGGTGAGCTAGATCTGATGGGTCCTGCTCAAGCCGTGCAGCAAGAACTAATGGCTATTCCAGACTTTGGCGCCGAAGAGCCTACTGGACTGTTTGCCACCGAGCACAAAACTATCAAGAACCTTAAGAAAGCTATCCTGATGGTAGCCAGCACAGCCGTTCAGAAGTACATGAACTCGTTGGCTAAAGAGCAGGAAGTGCTGATGAACATCGCCGACATGGCTATCAAGGTATATACTGCCGAAAGCACCGTGCTCCGTGTGGAGAAAGAAGCTGGCGAAAAAGGCGAGGAAGCACTGGCGAACCAGATCGATATTGCTCGTGTGTACTTGTCTGACGCCGTCGATTTGGTGAATAAGTTTGGCAAAGACGCCATTGCCTCCATGACCGAAGGAGATGAGCAGCGCCTGTTAGCTCTAGGCTTGAAGCGCTTTACCAAAGCCGAGCTGTTCAATGCCAAAGAAGCACGCCGTCGCATTGCGTCTGCTATGATCGAGGCAAACGAGTACGTATACTAA
- a CDS encoding 50S ribosome-binding protein YggL: protein MKKRLRKKKYLGEFYIQQWWISCTFQLGLSEARVSEIKEQFSELANEQRFFVFIAGNAESCSFILDGTRHYKTPTETQRQVMSSFLQNIPEVVSIEDHGLGQL from the coding sequence TTGAAAAAACGACTGCGTAAAAAGAAATACCTAGGTGAGTTTTACATCCAACAATGGTGGATCTCCTGTACGTTTCAGCTAGGCTTGAGTGAAGCTAGAGTGAGTGAGATAAAGGAGCAATTTTCAGAGTTGGCTAACGAACAAAGATTCTTTGTCTTTATAGCAGGCAATGCCGAAAGTTGTTCATTCATTCTCGATGGTACTCGACACTACAAAACACCTACTGAAACGCAGCGTCAGGTAATGTCTTCTTTCTTGCAGAACATACCCGAGGTCGTCAGCATCGAAGACCACGGGCTAGGCCAACTGTAA
- a CDS encoding 3-hydroxyacyl-CoA dehydrogenase/enoyl-CoA hydratase family protein yields the protein MNRTIKKVAVLGSGVMGSRIACHFANIGVQVLLLDIVPRELTADEQAKGLTLEAPAVRNRIVNSSLQAAVASNPSPLYRKADATRIKTGNFDDNLKDIASCDWAIEVVVERLDIKQSLYEKVEKVRKPGTLITSNTSGIPIHLLAEGRSDDFKKNFCGTHFFNPPRYLKLLEVIPTPETDPAVVDFLMHYGDLYLGKTTVLAKDTQGFIANRVGVFAMLDVMQNMQKLGLTVEEVDKLTGPVIGHAKSATLRTSDVVGLDTTINVTNGLAQGLPNDEAKEVFQLPDFVQKMGENKWLGDKTGQGFYKKVKGEGGKSEIYALDLATMEYKPSQKVKFPTLESTKLIEKLSDRYKVLVGGKDKAGEFYRKMFAGLFAYVSNRIPEITDALYKIDDALRAGFGWEQGPFETWDALGVQKGLELAKAEGKTVAPWVEEMLAAGNSTFYKVSEQGAKQFYDPESKSYQAIPGVENFIILENLRSAGKVLWKNSGASVIDLGDGILNVEFHSKMNAMGSDVIQGLMKGVDMAEQGYEGLVVGNDAPNFSAGANLGLVYMFALEQDYDELNLMIRQFQQAMMRMRYSSIPVVGAPHGLSLGGGCELNLHCDRVVAAAETYMGLVEFGVGLIPGGGGTKEMTLRTAAKYEEGEPEFNLLRNTYMTISTAKVSTSAAEAFDLGFMRRGDEVAVNSNRVIAQAKAAALELASAGYTQPTQKTNIKVHGTGALAMFLTGVHAMREGNYISDHDVKIANKLAYVMTGGDLSYPTEVSEQYLLDLEREAFLSLCGERKTLERIQSILTTGKPLRN from the coding sequence ATGAACCGAACCATCAAGAAAGTTGCCGTGCTCGGCTCCGGCGTTATGGGGTCGCGCATTGCGTGCCACTTCGCCAACATTGGCGTGCAAGTGCTGCTACTCGACATTGTGCCCCGCGAGCTGACGGCCGACGAACAAGCCAAAGGCCTGACGCTGGAAGCCCCCGCCGTGCGCAACCGCATCGTAAACAGCTCCTTGCAGGCTGCCGTGGCGAGTAACCCCTCGCCGCTCTACCGCAAGGCAGATGCTACCCGCATCAAAACGGGTAACTTCGACGACAACCTAAAAGATATTGCCTCCTGCGACTGGGCCATTGAGGTCGTGGTCGAGCGCCTTGATATCAAGCAGAGCTTGTACGAGAAGGTCGAGAAGGTTCGCAAGCCTGGCACCCTCATTACGTCGAACACTTCCGGCATTCCGATTCACCTGCTGGCGGAAGGACGTTCCGACGACTTCAAGAAAAACTTCTGCGGCACGCACTTCTTCAATCCGCCCCGCTACCTGAAGTTGCTTGAAGTTATACCAACGCCGGAGACTGATCCGGCTGTGGTTGATTTCCTGATGCACTACGGCGACTTGTACCTAGGTAAGACCACCGTGCTGGCCAAAGACACGCAAGGCTTCATTGCTAACCGTGTGGGCGTGTTTGCCATGCTCGACGTGATGCAGAACATGCAGAAGCTAGGTCTGACGGTAGAAGAAGTCGACAAGCTCACCGGGCCAGTAATTGGCCACGCGAAGTCTGCTACCCTGCGCACGTCGGATGTCGTAGGGCTGGACACGACTATTAACGTGACCAACGGCCTAGCCCAAGGTCTGCCAAACGACGAAGCTAAAGAAGTATTCCAGTTGCCTGACTTCGTGCAGAAGATGGGCGAGAACAAGTGGCTTGGCGATAAAACTGGCCAGGGCTTCTACAAGAAGGTGAAAGGGGAGGGCGGCAAGTCCGAAATCTACGCCCTCGACCTAGCTACGATGGAGTACAAGCCGAGTCAGAAGGTGAAGTTCCCTACGCTGGAGTCTACTAAACTCATCGAAAAGCTGTCGGACCGCTATAAGGTGCTGGTTGGCGGCAAAGACAAGGCGGGCGAGTTTTACCGGAAGATGTTCGCGGGCTTGTTTGCTTACGTGAGCAACCGCATCCCCGAAATCACCGACGCGCTTTATAAGATTGATGATGCGCTACGAGCTGGTTTTGGCTGGGAGCAAGGCCCTTTCGAAACCTGGGATGCCCTAGGTGTGCAGAAAGGCTTGGAGCTGGCTAAAGCGGAAGGCAAAACGGTAGCGCCGTGGGTGGAGGAGATGCTAGCTGCCGGCAACTCGACTTTCTATAAAGTATCGGAGCAAGGCGCGAAGCAATTCTATGACCCCGAGTCGAAGAGCTACCAAGCTATTCCGGGCGTCGAGAACTTTATCATTCTCGAAAACCTGCGCTCGGCCGGCAAAGTGTTGTGGAAGAACTCGGGCGCCAGCGTTATCGACTTAGGTGACGGCATCTTGAACGTGGAGTTCCATAGCAAGATGAACGCCATGGGCTCGGATGTGATTCAAGGCCTGATGAAAGGCGTAGACATGGCTGAGCAAGGCTATGAAGGGTTGGTTGTCGGTAACGACGCGCCGAACTTCTCGGCGGGCGCTAACCTAGGTCTGGTGTACATGTTTGCGCTGGAGCAGGATTACGACGAACTGAACCTGATGATTCGGCAGTTCCAGCAAGCCATGATGCGCATGCGCTACAGCAGCATTCCGGTAGTGGGCGCGCCGCACGGTTTGAGCCTAGGTGGCGGCTGCGAGCTGAACCTGCACTGCGACCGAGTAGTAGCGGCTGCCGAAACCTACATGGGTCTCGTGGAATTCGGCGTAGGCCTGATTCCCGGTGGTGGCGGTACCAAGGAAATGACCTTGCGCACAGCAGCTAAGTACGAGGAAGGCGAGCCAGAATTTAACCTGCTGCGCAACACCTACATGACCATCAGCACGGCCAAGGTTTCGACGTCGGCCGCCGAAGCCTTCGACCTAGGTTTCATGCGTCGTGGCGACGAAGTGGCGGTGAACAGCAACCGCGTTATTGCCCAAGCCAAAGCCGCCGCGCTGGAGCTAGCGAGTGCGGGCTACACCCAGCCCACGCAGAAAACCAACATCAAAGTGCACGGCACGGGTGCGCTAGCCATGTTCCTGACTGGTGTGCATGCCATGCGGGAAGGCAACTACATTTCCGATCATGATGTTAAGATAGCGAACAAGCTAGCCTACGTCATGACCGGCGGAGACCTGTCGTACCCGACGGAAGTGAGCGAACAGTACTTGCTGGATTTGGAGCGCGAAGCCTTCCTCAGCCTGTGTGGCGAGCGGAAAACGCTGGAACGTATTCAGAGCATTCTGACCACCGGCAAGCCCTTGAGAAACTAG
- the recG gene encoding ATP-dependent DNA helicase RecG, producing the protein MSFFNTKIENLRGVGTQRAQLLQKELEIFTYGDLIQRYPFRYLDRTQFYNIVDLHDDLPYVQVKGILRGREILGEGPKQRLVAKVADASGELELVWFKGVKWLQNIVKNHQEYIVFGKPTFFNGKPQMSHPELEEVTEAKAGQSFLQPVYNTTEKLKNYHRVDSKAIMRMVADLLKLAVPHIQESLSPELVRHYGLMSKADALQQIHFPQSTELLQAARFRLKFEELFYVQLKLLRQKTQRKVTLAGQIFREVPSLVDFYKNHLTFDLTGAQKRVIHDIYKDFCSGKQMNRLLQGDVGSGKTIVAFISMLMAADNGAQSCLMAPTEILADQHYVGLKQYADQLGIKLGKLTGSSRTSERRVLHEQLRSGEMHMLVGTHALLEDVVQFRNLGLTIMDEQHRFGVAQRSKLWQKNPSIIPHVLVMTATPIPRTLAMTLYGDLDVSVIDELPAGRKPIVTVHRYDANRLKVFQFLRDQINLGRQVYIVYPLIEESETMDYKDLTDGYESVARAFPEFQISVVHGRMRAEEKDFEMQRFLKRETQIMVATTVIEVGVNVPNASVMVIESAERFGLSQLHQLRGRVGRGAEQSYCILMTGYKLSKDSRIRLETMVRTNNGFEIADIDLKLRGPGDLMGTQQSGVLDLLIADLAKDGRILSESRAAAQQLLDDDPDLAKPENFNIRRHIESLPATAVNWSRIS; encoded by the coding sequence ATGAGTTTTTTTAATACCAAGATTGAGAATTTGCGGGGGGTAGGCACGCAACGTGCTCAGCTCTTGCAGAAGGAGCTAGAAATTTTCACTTACGGCGACCTTATTCAGCGCTACCCCTTTCGCTACCTCGACCGTACTCAGTTTTATAACATCGTCGACCTGCACGACGACTTGCCTTATGTGCAAGTGAAAGGCATTTTGCGCGGACGCGAAATATTGGGCGAAGGCCCTAAACAACGCCTTGTGGCGAAAGTAGCGGATGCGAGTGGTGAACTAGAACTTGTGTGGTTCAAAGGAGTAAAGTGGCTTCAAAACATCGTTAAAAACCATCAAGAGTACATCGTTTTTGGTAAGCCAACTTTCTTCAACGGCAAGCCACAGATGTCGCACCCAGAGCTGGAGGAAGTAACCGAAGCCAAAGCAGGCCAGAGCTTTCTACAGCCTGTTTATAACACCACCGAAAAGCTAAAGAACTATCATCGCGTTGATAGCAAAGCTATTATGCGCATGGTGGCCGACTTGCTTAAGCTTGCTGTTCCGCACATCCAGGAATCGTTGTCGCCGGAACTGGTGCGGCACTATGGGCTGATGAGTAAGGCGGATGCACTTCAGCAAATACACTTTCCGCAAAGTACCGAGCTGCTGCAGGCAGCTCGATTTCGGCTTAAGTTTGAGGAGCTATTTTACGTTCAGCTTAAGCTGCTACGCCAGAAAACGCAGCGCAAAGTGACGTTAGCTGGGCAAATTTTCAGGGAGGTTCCTTCTCTTGTAGACTTCTACAAGAACCACTTAACCTTTGACCTGACTGGTGCTCAAAAGCGGGTTATCCACGACATCTACAAAGATTTTTGCTCGGGCAAGCAGATGAACCGGCTGCTGCAGGGTGATGTGGGCTCGGGTAAAACGATTGTGGCATTTATTTCTATGTTAATGGCCGCCGACAACGGTGCTCAAAGCTGCTTGATGGCCCCCACCGAGATTTTGGCCGATCAGCACTACGTTGGCTTAAAGCAGTACGCTGATCAGCTCGGCATCAAGCTAGGCAAGCTTACTGGCTCTTCACGCACGAGTGAGCGACGCGTGTTGCACGAGCAGTTGCGGAGCGGAGAAATGCACATGCTGGTAGGCACACACGCCCTACTCGAAGATGTGGTGCAGTTCCGCAACCTAGGTCTGACCATCATGGATGAGCAGCACCGTTTTGGCGTAGCGCAACGATCGAAGCTTTGGCAGAAGAACCCCAGTATCATTCCGCACGTGTTGGTCATGACGGCCACGCCCATTCCGCGTACGCTGGCCATGACGCTGTATGGCGACCTCGACGTGTCTGTAATTGATGAGCTACCGGCGGGTCGTAAACCCATCGTGACGGTACATCGGTACGATGCTAACCGCTTGAAAGTGTTTCAGTTTTTGCGTGACCAAATCAACCTAGGCCGGCAAGTATACATTGTGTACCCGCTCATCGAAGAGAGCGAGACAATGGATTACAAAGACCTCACGGACGGCTATGAAAGTGTAGCACGAGCCTTTCCCGAGTTTCAGATCAGCGTCGTGCACGGCCGTATGCGGGCGGAGGAAAAGGACTTTGAAATGCAACGCTTTTTGAAGCGAGAGACGCAGATCATGGTTGCTACTACCGTAATCGAAGTAGGCGTCAACGTCCCGAATGCATCGGTGATGGTTATTGAAAGCGCGGAGCGGTTCGGTCTTTCTCAGCTGCATCAGCTACGGGGCCGGGTCGGCCGTGGTGCTGAGCAGAGCTATTGTATTCTGATGACCGGCTACAAGCTGAGTAAAGACAGTCGTATCCGCCTCGAAACCATGGTGCGAACCAACAACGGCTTTGAAATTGCCGACATTGATTTGAAGCTACGTGGCCCTGGCGACCTGATGGGCACTCAGCAGAGTGGTGTGCTAGACCTACTTATTGCCGACTTAGCCAAAGATGGACGCATCCTGAGCGAGTCGAGAGCAGCTGCCCAACAGCTGCTAGATGATGATCCGGATCTGGCCAAACCAGAGAATTTTAACATCCGGAGGCACATAGAATCACTACCTGCAACAGCCGTAAACTGGAGCCGCATCAGCTAA
- a CDS encoding long-chain fatty acid--CoA ligase: MEVRRTFDILPNQLTNFPKPDCLTAKIDGSWQKTSTQQVQDLANQVSLGLLKLGVQKDDKVAIISMNRPEWMLADFGIAQIGAVSVPMYPSITVEDYKYIFRDAGVKVVFVADHKLYDKVQEATAELPEVEHIFSFDKLPNARHFDELLNLGKQSDAQLLEPLKAAVQPDDLLTLIYTSGTTGSPKGVMLTHNNILSNCRSAQPYVPVTKADKALSFLPLCHIFERMVTYIYMINGVSIYYAESMESIAENLREVKPQIFTTVPRLLEKVYDKIVAKGHELEGAKKSLFFWALNLGLKYDTQQSQGFLYNTQLTLANKLIFNKWREALGGELRCIVSGGGALQPRLARVFWAAGIRVMEGYGLTETSPVIAVGGYEPENNMIGTVGPLIDNVEVKLAPDGEILTRSASVMKGYYNRPDLTKETIDADGWFHTGDIGEFVNGRFLKITDRKKEMFKTSGGKYIAPQVIEGKMKESPLVEQVMVVGADQKFPAALVIPSFDDLRNWCKRNNVECSGSAEELVKNEQVVKLYEDLVKKYNQNFAHWEQVKKIVLLPRLWTVETGEMTPTMKLKRKIITENNKELIESLYHQGVHH; the protein is encoded by the coding sequence ATGGAAGTGCGCCGCACATTTGATATCCTACCCAATCAGCTCACGAATTTTCCTAAACCTGATTGCCTTACCGCCAAAATAGACGGCAGTTGGCAAAAAACGAGTACCCAACAGGTTCAGGATTTGGCGAATCAGGTAAGCCTGGGCCTGCTGAAGCTAGGGGTACAAAAAGATGATAAAGTGGCTATCATCTCAATGAACCGCCCCGAGTGGATGCTGGCCGATTTTGGTATTGCGCAAATCGGAGCCGTGAGCGTGCCCATGTACCCGAGCATCACTGTGGAAGACTATAAGTACATCTTCCGTGATGCCGGCGTGAAAGTGGTGTTTGTGGCCGACCACAAGCTCTACGACAAAGTGCAGGAAGCTACTGCCGAACTGCCGGAGGTCGAGCACATCTTCTCCTTCGATAAGTTGCCAAACGCGCGTCATTTTGACGAGTTGCTGAACCTAGGTAAGCAAAGTGACGCACAGCTGCTGGAGCCGCTGAAGGCCGCTGTGCAGCCTGATGATCTGCTCACGCTCATTTACACGAGCGGTACCACCGGCAGCCCGAAAGGCGTGATGCTCACACACAACAATATCCTGAGCAACTGCCGTAGCGCGCAACCCTATGTGCCCGTTACTAAAGCAGATAAAGCCCTAAGTTTCCTGCCGCTCTGCCACATTTTTGAGCGTATGGTGACCTACATCTACATGATCAATGGTGTGAGCATCTACTACGCCGAGAGCATGGAGAGCATTGCCGAAAATCTGCGTGAGGTAAAGCCCCAGATCTTCACGACCGTGCCGCGTTTGTTGGAGAAAGTGTACGACAAGATCGTGGCGAAAGGCCACGAGTTGGAAGGCGCAAAGAAAAGCTTGTTTTTCTGGGCCTTGAACCTAGGTCTGAAGTACGACACGCAGCAAAGCCAAGGCTTCCTCTACAATACCCAGCTGACGTTGGCCAATAAGCTCATCTTCAATAAGTGGCGCGAGGCGCTGGGCGGAGAGTTGCGCTGTATTGTGTCGGGCGGCGGAGCCTTACAGCCGCGTTTGGCGCGGGTGTTCTGGGCGGCGGGCATTCGGGTGATGGAAGGCTACGGTCTGACCGAGACCTCGCCCGTTATTGCTGTGGGCGGCTACGAACCTGAAAACAACATGATTGGCACCGTTGGACCGCTGATTGACAACGTAGAGGTTAAGCTTGCGCCCGACGGCGAGATTTTGACCCGATCAGCATCGGTGATGAAAGGCTACTACAACCGCCCCGACCTCACCAAAGAGACCATCGACGCCGATGGCTGGTTTCACACCGGCGACATCGGCGAATTCGTGAATGGTCGTTTCCTGAAAATCACCGACCGCAAGAAGGAGATGTTCAAAACTTCGGGTGGCAAGTATATCGCACCCCAGGTGATTGAAGGGAAAATGAAGGAGTCGCCGCTAGTGGAGCAGGTGATGGTGGTGGGTGCCGACCAGAAGTTTCCGGCTGCGCTGGTAATACCGTCGTTCGATGACCTGCGTAACTGGTGCAAGCGCAACAACGTGGAGTGCAGCGGTTCAGCAGAAGAGCTGGTGAAAAACGAGCAAGTGGTAAAGCTCTACGAGGATTTGGTGAAGAAATACAACCAAAACTTCGCCCATTGGGAGCAGGTCAAGAAGATTGTGCTGCTGCCGCGCCTTTGGACCGTGGAAACCGGTGAAATGACGCCTACCATGAAGCTGAAGCGGAAAATTATCACGGAGAACAACAAAGAACTGATCGAGAGCCTGTATCATCAGGGCGTACATCACTGA
- a CDS encoding acetyl-CoA C-acyltransferase, protein MNAYIVAGYRTAVGKATRGGFRFTRPDDLAAEVIKHLVASVPQLDPARIDDVIVGNAVPEAEQGLQMGRMISLLALPINVPGLIVNRYCGSGIETIAMAAGKITAGMADCIIAGGTESMSMVPTVGWKTVPNYKLAQLHPDYYIGMGLTAEAVANDYKISRQDQDEFSYNSHQKAIKAIKEGKFKKQILPITVDETYVDQATGKKKTRSFVVDTDEGPRADTSMEALARLKPVFAANGTVTAGNSSQTSDGAAFVLVMSERMVKELNLEPIARMVAYASEGVDPRIMGMGPIKAVPKVLKQANMQLADIDLIELNEAFASQSIAVTRELGIDPDKLNVNGGAIALGHPLGCSGAKLSIQLFDELRERGQKYGMVTACVGGGQGVAGIYELLK, encoded by the coding sequence ATGAACGCATATATCGTAGCTGGCTACCGCACAGCGGTTGGGAAAGCAACCCGCGGTGGCTTCCGTTTCACGCGTCCCGATGACCTTGCTGCCGAGGTCATTAAGCACTTGGTTGCTTCTGTGCCTCAGTTAGATCCGGCACGCATTGATGATGTAATCGTCGGTAATGCAGTACCCGAGGCCGAGCAAGGTTTGCAAATGGGCCGCATGATTTCACTATTGGCGCTGCCCATCAACGTGCCTGGCCTGATCGTGAACCGCTATTGCGGCTCGGGCATCGAAACCATTGCCATGGCGGCCGGCAAGATTACGGCTGGCATGGCCGACTGCATTATTGCGGGCGGCACTGAAAGCATGAGCATGGTGCCCACCGTTGGCTGGAAAACGGTTCCGAACTACAAGCTAGCTCAACTGCATCCTGATTACTACATCGGCATGGGCTTGACAGCTGAAGCGGTGGCAAATGACTACAAGATTTCGCGTCAGGACCAGGACGAATTCTCTTACAACTCGCACCAGAAAGCCATTAAGGCCATCAAGGAAGGCAAGTTCAAGAAGCAGATTCTGCCGATTACGGTAGATGAAACCTACGTCGATCAGGCTACAGGCAAGAAGAAAACCCGTTCGTTCGTGGTAGACACCGACGAGGGCCCACGCGCTGATACCTCCATGGAGGCCTTGGCACGCCTCAAGCCTGTGTTCGCAGCCAACGGCACGGTTACAGCTGGCAACTCTTCTCAAACCTCCGACGGTGCCGCATTCGTGCTCGTAATGTCGGAGCGTATGGTAAAGGAGCTAAATCTGGAGCCAATTGCCCGTATGGTAGCCTATGCTTCGGAAGGCGTAGACCCACGCATCATGGGTATGGGGCCAATCAAAGCCGTGCCGAAAGTGCTGAAGCAAGCCAACATGCAGCTAGCCGACATCGACTTAATCGAGCTGAATGAAGCTTTTGCTTCTCAATCCATTGCCGTAACACGCGAGCTAGGTATCGACCCCGATAAGCTCAACGTGAACGGCGGCGCCATTGCCCTAGGTCACCCGCTGGGTTGCTCGGGTGCCAAGCTCAGCATTCAATTATTCGACGAACTGCGCGAGCGAGGCCAGAAGTACGGCATGGTCACAGCCTGTGTAGGTGGTGGCCAGGGTGTAGCTGGTATTTATGAGCTGCTAAAGTAA